Proteins encoded by one window of Cyclobacteriaceae bacterium:
- a CDS encoding response regulator transcription factor, with amino-acid sequence MAVQALIYEDNPLLRESLCSLINAKDGYTVEAAHDNVLQATEHIKAIQPTIVLMDIDMPGMTGIEAVKQIRKFNSTIPIIMLTVFDDNEHVFEALKSGASGYLLKKHLSEKLFDAIDEALSGGAPMSPSIARMVIESMRKPGNENPYQLTTREKEILASLSSGNSYKMIAAQLEISLDTVRTHIKKVYEKLQVHSQTEAVSKAINEKLV; translated from the coding sequence ATGGCTGTTCAAGCCCTTATTTATGAAGACAATCCGCTGTTGCGGGAAAGTCTGTGCAGTTTAATCAACGCTAAAGATGGTTATACAGTTGAAGCAGCACATGATAATGTGTTACAGGCAACTGAACACATCAAAGCCATTCAGCCCACTATTGTATTGATGGATATTGACATGCCGGGTATGACGGGCATAGAGGCTGTGAAACAAATCCGAAAATTCAACAGCACTATACCGATCATTATGCTCACGGTATTTGATGACAATGAGCATGTATTTGAAGCACTAAAATCCGGAGCCAGTGGATATTTACTCAAAAAGCATTTATCGGAAAAATTATTTGATGCCATCGATGAAGCTTTAAGCGGAGGGGCCCCGATGTCGCCCAGCATTGCCCGCATGGTTATTGAATCCATGCGCAAGCCAGGAAATGAAAATCCATACCAGCTCACCACACGCGAAAAAGAAATTCTGGCATCACTCAGCAGTGGCAACAGCTATAAAATGATTGCCGCGCAATTGGAGATCAGTCTGGATACGGTGCGCACACACATTAAAAAAGTCTATGAAAAATTACAGGTGCATTCGCAAACAGAGGCCGTAAGCAAAGCCATTAATGAAAAACTAGTTTAA